The following are encoded in a window of Sminthopsis crassicaudata isolate SCR6 chromosome 5, ASM4859323v1, whole genome shotgun sequence genomic DNA:
- the TMCC3 gene encoding transmembrane and coiled-coil domain protein 3 isoform X5, whose translation MLLRKVERHDMNTLSLPLNIRRGGSDTNLNFDVPDGILDFHKVKLTADSLRQKILKVTEQIRIEQTSRDGNVAEYLKLVNSADKQQAGRIKQVFEKKNQKSAHSIAQLQKKLEQYHRKLREIEQNGTSRSSKDNARDNLKDGHGKSRPAGQGMESGKSGVPGVSLTPPVFVFNKSREFANLIRNKFGSADNIAHMKSSLEEFRPEASSRAYGGSATIVTKPKYGSDDECSSGTSGSADSNGNQSFGTGGTNTLSSQGKLAMILEELREIKETQTQLAEDIESLKGQFKREYSFISQTLQEERYRYERLEDQLHDLTDLHQHETTNLKQELASIEEKVAYQAYERSQDVQEALESCQTRISKLELHQQEQQALQTDTVNAKVLLGKCINVILAFMTVILVCVSTIAKFVAPMMKSRLHILGTFFAVTLLAIFCKNWDHILCAIERVIIPR comes from the exons GTGGAAAGGCATGACATGAATACTCTGAGCCTTCCCCTCAACATTCGCCGTGGGGGATCTGACACCAATCTCAACTTTGATGTCCCTGATGGCATCTTGGACTTTCACAAGGTCAAGCTCACGGCGGACAGCTTGAGACAAAAGATTCTCAAAGTGACTGAACAGATCAGGATCGAGCAGACGTCCCGCGATGGGAATGTGGCCGAGTACCTCAAGCTTGTGAACAGTGCGGACAAGCAGCAGGCTGGACGCATCAAGCAGGTCTTTGAGAAAAAGAACCAGAAATCGGCCCATTCCATCGCCCAGCTCCAGAAAAAACTGGAGCAGTACCACAGGAAGCTCCGGGAAATTGAACAGAACGGCACCTCTCGCTCCTCAAAGGACAATGCCAGGGACAACCTGAAAGATGGCCATGGTAAATCTCGGCCAGCCGGCCAAGGGATGGAGAGTGGGAAGTCGGGGGTGCCGGGGGTCTCCCTGACACCGCCCGTATTTGTTTTCAACAAGTCCAGGGAGTTTGCCAATCTGATCCGGAACAAATTTGGCAGTGCAGACAACATTGCCCACATGAAGAGCTCCTTGGAAGAGTTCAGGCCCGAGGCCAGCTCTAGAGCCTACGGGGGCAGTGCCACCATTGTGACCAAGCCCAAATACGGTAGTGACGATGAGTGTTCCAGTGGCACATCGGGCTCTGCAGACAGTAACGGCAACCAGTCCTTCGGGACCGGGGGCACGAATACTCTAAGCAGCCAAGGCAAGCTGGCCATGATCTTGGAGGAGCTACGGGAGATTAAGGAGACCCAGACTCAACTGGCAGAGGACATTGAATCTCTAAAGGGGCAGTTCAAAAGAGAATACAGCTTCATTTCTCAGACCTTGCAAGAGGAACGATACAG GTATGAGAGGCTAGAAGATCAGCTTCATGACTTGACGGATCTTCACCAGCATGAGACCACCAACCTGAAGCAAGAACTTGCCAGCATAGAAGAGAAGGTGGCTTACCAGGCTTATGAAAGGTCTCAAGATGTTCAG GAAGCCTTGGAATCCTGCCAGACCCGCATCTCCAAGCTCGAGCTTCATCAGCAAGAGCAGCAAGCCCTGCAGACCGACACTGTGAACGCCAAAGTCCTCCTGGGCAAGTGTATCAACGTGATCCTGGCCTTCATGACGGTCATTCTCGTGTGCGTGTCCACCATTGCCAAGTTTGTTGCCCCCATGATGAAGAGCCGCTTGCACATCCTCGGCACTTTCTTTGCGGTCACGCTTCTTGCAATATTTTGTAAAAACTGGGATCATATTCTGTGTGCTATCGAGAGGGTAATAATACCTAGATGA
- the TMCC3 gene encoding transmembrane and coiled-coil domain protein 3 isoform X3: protein MPGSDTALTVDRTYSDPGRNQRCRSRVERHDMNTLSLPLNIRRGGSDTNLNFDVPDGILDFHKVKLTADSLRQKILKVTEQIRIEQTSRDGNVAEYLKLVNSADKQQAGRIKQVFEKKNQKSAHSIAQLQKKLEQYHRKLREIEQNGTSRSSKDNARDNLKDGHGKSRPAGQGMESGKSGVPGVSLTPPVFVFNKSREFANLIRNKFGSADNIAHMKSSLEEFRPEASSRAYGGSATIVTKPKYGSDDECSSGTSGSADSNGNQSFGTGGTNTLSSQGKLAMILEELREIKETQTQLAEDIESLKGQFKREYSFISQTLQEERYRYERLEDQLHDLTDLHQHETTNLKQELASIEEKVAYQAYERSQDVQEALESCQTRISKLELHQQEQQALQTDTVNAKVLLGKCINVILAFMTVILVCVSTIAKFVAPMMKSRLHILGTFFAVTLLAIFCKNWDHILCAIERVIIPR from the exons GTGGAAAGGCATGACATGAATACTCTGAGCCTTCCCCTCAACATTCGCCGTGGGGGATCTGACACCAATCTCAACTTTGATGTCCCTGATGGCATCTTGGACTTTCACAAGGTCAAGCTCACGGCGGACAGCTTGAGACAAAAGATTCTCAAAGTGACTGAACAGATCAGGATCGAGCAGACGTCCCGCGATGGGAATGTGGCCGAGTACCTCAAGCTTGTGAACAGTGCGGACAAGCAGCAGGCTGGACGCATCAAGCAGGTCTTTGAGAAAAAGAACCAGAAATCGGCCCATTCCATCGCCCAGCTCCAGAAAAAACTGGAGCAGTACCACAGGAAGCTCCGGGAAATTGAACAGAACGGCACCTCTCGCTCCTCAAAGGACAATGCCAGGGACAACCTGAAAGATGGCCATGGTAAATCTCGGCCAGCCGGCCAAGGGATGGAGAGTGGGAAGTCGGGGGTGCCGGGGGTCTCCCTGACACCGCCCGTATTTGTTTTCAACAAGTCCAGGGAGTTTGCCAATCTGATCCGGAACAAATTTGGCAGTGCAGACAACATTGCCCACATGAAGAGCTCCTTGGAAGAGTTCAGGCCCGAGGCCAGCTCTAGAGCCTACGGGGGCAGTGCCACCATTGTGACCAAGCCCAAATACGGTAGTGACGATGAGTGTTCCAGTGGCACATCGGGCTCTGCAGACAGTAACGGCAACCAGTCCTTCGGGACCGGGGGCACGAATACTCTAAGCAGCCAAGGCAAGCTGGCCATGATCTTGGAGGAGCTACGGGAGATTAAGGAGACCCAGACTCAACTGGCAGAGGACATTGAATCTCTAAAGGGGCAGTTCAAAAGAGAATACAGCTTCATTTCTCAGACCTTGCAAGAGGAACGATACAG GTATGAGAGGCTAGAAGATCAGCTTCATGACTTGACGGATCTTCACCAGCATGAGACCACCAACCTGAAGCAAGAACTTGCCAGCATAGAAGAGAAGGTGGCTTACCAGGCTTATGAAAGGTCTCAAGATGTTCAG GAAGCCTTGGAATCCTGCCAGACCCGCATCTCCAAGCTCGAGCTTCATCAGCAAGAGCAGCAAGCCCTGCAGACCGACACTGTGAACGCCAAAGTCCTCCTGGGCAAGTGTATCAACGTGATCCTGGCCTTCATGACGGTCATTCTCGTGTGCGTGTCCACCATTGCCAAGTTTGTTGCCCCCATGATGAAGAGCCGCTTGCACATCCTCGGCACTTTCTTTGCGGTCACGCTTCTTGCAATATTTTGTAAAAACTGGGATCATATTCTGTGTGCTATCGAGAGGGTAATAATACCTAGATGA
- the TMCC3 gene encoding transmembrane and coiled-coil domain protein 3 isoform X2 yields the protein MTDSTFYFFAFLYDAWQYGRLIFERCGPGRLEEVYIGDNSIQLSSVKSSSCSLIRQRDSESFNEHTLMKAESGYLEVERHDMNTLSLPLNIRRGGSDTNLNFDVPDGILDFHKVKLTADSLRQKILKVTEQIRIEQTSRDGNVAEYLKLVNSADKQQAGRIKQVFEKKNQKSAHSIAQLQKKLEQYHRKLREIEQNGTSRSSKDNARDNLKDGHGKSRPAGQGMESGKSGVPGVSLTPPVFVFNKSREFANLIRNKFGSADNIAHMKSSLEEFRPEASSRAYGGSATIVTKPKYGSDDECSSGTSGSADSNGNQSFGTGGTNTLSSQGKLAMILEELREIKETQTQLAEDIESLKGQFKREYSFISQTLQEERYRYERLEDQLHDLTDLHQHETTNLKQELASIEEKVAYQAYERSQDVQEALESCQTRISKLELHQQEQQALQTDTVNAKVLLGKCINVILAFMTVILVCVSTIAKFVAPMMKSRLHILGTFFAVTLLAIFCKNWDHILCAIERVIIPR from the exons CTTTCTTCTGTCAAGAGCAGTAGCTGTTCCCTGattagacagagagacagtgaatCATTCAATGAACACACCTTGATGAAGGCAGAGTCAGGCTACCTTGAA GTGGAAAGGCATGACATGAATACTCTGAGCCTTCCCCTCAACATTCGCCGTGGGGGATCTGACACCAATCTCAACTTTGATGTCCCTGATGGCATCTTGGACTTTCACAAGGTCAAGCTCACGGCGGACAGCTTGAGACAAAAGATTCTCAAAGTGACTGAACAGATCAGGATCGAGCAGACGTCCCGCGATGGGAATGTGGCCGAGTACCTCAAGCTTGTGAACAGTGCGGACAAGCAGCAGGCTGGACGCATCAAGCAGGTCTTTGAGAAAAAGAACCAGAAATCGGCCCATTCCATCGCCCAGCTCCAGAAAAAACTGGAGCAGTACCACAGGAAGCTCCGGGAAATTGAACAGAACGGCACCTCTCGCTCCTCAAAGGACAATGCCAGGGACAACCTGAAAGATGGCCATGGTAAATCTCGGCCAGCCGGCCAAGGGATGGAGAGTGGGAAGTCGGGGGTGCCGGGGGTCTCCCTGACACCGCCCGTATTTGTTTTCAACAAGTCCAGGGAGTTTGCCAATCTGATCCGGAACAAATTTGGCAGTGCAGACAACATTGCCCACATGAAGAGCTCCTTGGAAGAGTTCAGGCCCGAGGCCAGCTCTAGAGCCTACGGGGGCAGTGCCACCATTGTGACCAAGCCCAAATACGGTAGTGACGATGAGTGTTCCAGTGGCACATCGGGCTCTGCAGACAGTAACGGCAACCAGTCCTTCGGGACCGGGGGCACGAATACTCTAAGCAGCCAAGGCAAGCTGGCCATGATCTTGGAGGAGCTACGGGAGATTAAGGAGACCCAGACTCAACTGGCAGAGGACATTGAATCTCTAAAGGGGCAGTTCAAAAGAGAATACAGCTTCATTTCTCAGACCTTGCAAGAGGAACGATACAG GTATGAGAGGCTAGAAGATCAGCTTCATGACTTGACGGATCTTCACCAGCATGAGACCACCAACCTGAAGCAAGAACTTGCCAGCATAGAAGAGAAGGTGGCTTACCAGGCTTATGAAAGGTCTCAAGATGTTCAG GAAGCCTTGGAATCCTGCCAGACCCGCATCTCCAAGCTCGAGCTTCATCAGCAAGAGCAGCAAGCCCTGCAGACCGACACTGTGAACGCCAAAGTCCTCCTGGGCAAGTGTATCAACGTGATCCTGGCCTTCATGACGGTCATTCTCGTGTGCGTGTCCACCATTGCCAAGTTTGTTGCCCCCATGATGAAGAGCCGCTTGCACATCCTCGGCACTTTCTTTGCGGTCACGCTTCTTGCAATATTTTGTAAAAACTGGGATCATATTCTGTGTGCTATCGAGAGGGTAATAATACCTAGATGA
- the TMCC3 gene encoding transmembrane and coiled-coil domain protein 3 isoform X6 produces the protein MNTLSLPLNIRRGGSDTNLNFDVPDGILDFHKVKLTADSLRQKILKVTEQIRIEQTSRDGNVAEYLKLVNSADKQQAGRIKQVFEKKNQKSAHSIAQLQKKLEQYHRKLREIEQNGTSRSSKDNARDNLKDGHGKSRPAGQGMESGKSGVPGVSLTPPVFVFNKSREFANLIRNKFGSADNIAHMKSSLEEFRPEASSRAYGGSATIVTKPKYGSDDECSSGTSGSADSNGNQSFGTGGTNTLSSQGKLAMILEELREIKETQTQLAEDIESLKGQFKREYSFISQTLQEERYRYERLEDQLHDLTDLHQHETTNLKQELASIEEKVAYQAYERSQDVQEALESCQTRISKLELHQQEQQALQTDTVNAKVLLGKCINVILAFMTVILVCVSTIAKFVAPMMKSRLHILGTFFAVTLLAIFCKNWDHILCAIERVIIPR, from the exons ATGAATACTCTGAGCCTTCCCCTCAACATTCGCCGTGGGGGATCTGACACCAATCTCAACTTTGATGTCCCTGATGGCATCTTGGACTTTCACAAGGTCAAGCTCACGGCGGACAGCTTGAGACAAAAGATTCTCAAAGTGACTGAACAGATCAGGATCGAGCAGACGTCCCGCGATGGGAATGTGGCCGAGTACCTCAAGCTTGTGAACAGTGCGGACAAGCAGCAGGCTGGACGCATCAAGCAGGTCTTTGAGAAAAAGAACCAGAAATCGGCCCATTCCATCGCCCAGCTCCAGAAAAAACTGGAGCAGTACCACAGGAAGCTCCGGGAAATTGAACAGAACGGCACCTCTCGCTCCTCAAAGGACAATGCCAGGGACAACCTGAAAGATGGCCATGGTAAATCTCGGCCAGCCGGCCAAGGGATGGAGAGTGGGAAGTCGGGGGTGCCGGGGGTCTCCCTGACACCGCCCGTATTTGTTTTCAACAAGTCCAGGGAGTTTGCCAATCTGATCCGGAACAAATTTGGCAGTGCAGACAACATTGCCCACATGAAGAGCTCCTTGGAAGAGTTCAGGCCCGAGGCCAGCTCTAGAGCCTACGGGGGCAGTGCCACCATTGTGACCAAGCCCAAATACGGTAGTGACGATGAGTGTTCCAGTGGCACATCGGGCTCTGCAGACAGTAACGGCAACCAGTCCTTCGGGACCGGGGGCACGAATACTCTAAGCAGCCAAGGCAAGCTGGCCATGATCTTGGAGGAGCTACGGGAGATTAAGGAGACCCAGACTCAACTGGCAGAGGACATTGAATCTCTAAAGGGGCAGTTCAAAAGAGAATACAGCTTCATTTCTCAGACCTTGCAAGAGGAACGATACAG GTATGAGAGGCTAGAAGATCAGCTTCATGACTTGACGGATCTTCACCAGCATGAGACCACCAACCTGAAGCAAGAACTTGCCAGCATAGAAGAGAAGGTGGCTTACCAGGCTTATGAAAGGTCTCAAGATGTTCAG GAAGCCTTGGAATCCTGCCAGACCCGCATCTCCAAGCTCGAGCTTCATCAGCAAGAGCAGCAAGCCCTGCAGACCGACACTGTGAACGCCAAAGTCCTCCTGGGCAAGTGTATCAACGTGATCCTGGCCTTCATGACGGTCATTCTCGTGTGCGTGTCCACCATTGCCAAGTTTGTTGCCCCCATGATGAAGAGCCGCTTGCACATCCTCGGCACTTTCTTTGCGGTCACGCTTCTTGCAATATTTTGTAAAAACTGGGATCATATTCTGTGTGCTATCGAGAGGGTAATAATACCTAGATGA
- the TMCC3 gene encoding transmembrane and coiled-coil domain protein 3 isoform X4 → MKAESGYLEVERHDMNTLSLPLNIRRGGSDTNLNFDVPDGILDFHKVKLTADSLRQKILKVTEQIRIEQTSRDGNVAEYLKLVNSADKQQAGRIKQVFEKKNQKSAHSIAQLQKKLEQYHRKLREIEQNGTSRSSKDNARDNLKDGHGKSRPAGQGMESGKSGVPGVSLTPPVFVFNKSREFANLIRNKFGSADNIAHMKSSLEEFRPEASSRAYGGSATIVTKPKYGSDDECSSGTSGSADSNGNQSFGTGGTNTLSSQGKLAMILEELREIKETQTQLAEDIESLKGQFKREYSFISQTLQEERYRYERLEDQLHDLTDLHQHETTNLKQELASIEEKVAYQAYERSQDVQEALESCQTRISKLELHQQEQQALQTDTVNAKVLLGKCINVILAFMTVILVCVSTIAKFVAPMMKSRLHILGTFFAVTLLAIFCKNWDHILCAIERVIIPR, encoded by the exons ATGAAGGCAGAGTCAGGCTACCTTGAA GTGGAAAGGCATGACATGAATACTCTGAGCCTTCCCCTCAACATTCGCCGTGGGGGATCTGACACCAATCTCAACTTTGATGTCCCTGATGGCATCTTGGACTTTCACAAGGTCAAGCTCACGGCGGACAGCTTGAGACAAAAGATTCTCAAAGTGACTGAACAGATCAGGATCGAGCAGACGTCCCGCGATGGGAATGTGGCCGAGTACCTCAAGCTTGTGAACAGTGCGGACAAGCAGCAGGCTGGACGCATCAAGCAGGTCTTTGAGAAAAAGAACCAGAAATCGGCCCATTCCATCGCCCAGCTCCAGAAAAAACTGGAGCAGTACCACAGGAAGCTCCGGGAAATTGAACAGAACGGCACCTCTCGCTCCTCAAAGGACAATGCCAGGGACAACCTGAAAGATGGCCATGGTAAATCTCGGCCAGCCGGCCAAGGGATGGAGAGTGGGAAGTCGGGGGTGCCGGGGGTCTCCCTGACACCGCCCGTATTTGTTTTCAACAAGTCCAGGGAGTTTGCCAATCTGATCCGGAACAAATTTGGCAGTGCAGACAACATTGCCCACATGAAGAGCTCCTTGGAAGAGTTCAGGCCCGAGGCCAGCTCTAGAGCCTACGGGGGCAGTGCCACCATTGTGACCAAGCCCAAATACGGTAGTGACGATGAGTGTTCCAGTGGCACATCGGGCTCTGCAGACAGTAACGGCAACCAGTCCTTCGGGACCGGGGGCACGAATACTCTAAGCAGCCAAGGCAAGCTGGCCATGATCTTGGAGGAGCTACGGGAGATTAAGGAGACCCAGACTCAACTGGCAGAGGACATTGAATCTCTAAAGGGGCAGTTCAAAAGAGAATACAGCTTCATTTCTCAGACCTTGCAAGAGGAACGATACAG GTATGAGAGGCTAGAAGATCAGCTTCATGACTTGACGGATCTTCACCAGCATGAGACCACCAACCTGAAGCAAGAACTTGCCAGCATAGAAGAGAAGGTGGCTTACCAGGCTTATGAAAGGTCTCAAGATGTTCAG GAAGCCTTGGAATCCTGCCAGACCCGCATCTCCAAGCTCGAGCTTCATCAGCAAGAGCAGCAAGCCCTGCAGACCGACACTGTGAACGCCAAAGTCCTCCTGGGCAAGTGTATCAACGTGATCCTGGCCTTCATGACGGTCATTCTCGTGTGCGTGTCCACCATTGCCAAGTTTGTTGCCCCCATGATGAAGAGCCGCTTGCACATCCTCGGCACTTTCTTTGCGGTCACGCTTCTTGCAATATTTTGTAAAAACTGGGATCATATTCTGTGTGCTATCGAGAGGGTAATAATACCTAGATGA